From Triticum aestivum cultivar Chinese Spring chromosome 7B, IWGSC CS RefSeq v2.1, whole genome shotgun sequence:
TTGTAATGCTTGAGCGTGCATTTGAAATTTCTGCATGCATTTTAATTTATTGTTGTTATCAGTTAAGAAGTTACACCATCCTCCTAGTTAAAAGTCGATGCCGTATTAGCCTAAAAGTCTGGTGTTCAATACTTCTCATTTTGTGTTCTTTGGGTAATGTTTCCATTAAAATGCCCTTATTAAGTATTGAATGCCAGGAATTACCTCTCTGAATCTCTTCAACAAAGTCTTTGTCTAAATGCTCGTATGTCTCCCTCGCCAATTTGTTAAGGCCTAACATATCAAAAACTAAGGTGTTGATATTTTCCTCATCTTGTGTGCCCAAAGTTCAAATGCATCTATTTGGACAAATGAAATTATGTTTATGGATGTTTATTCCTTGACTAGAAATGCATCTTTATTTTGCAAaagatgtttatttcagttatattgCAGGTTGTTTGCATTGCTATCATCGGTAATGCGGACTGGAAGCCTTTGCAGTTCTTGTGTTTTGCTTTCTTCTACAGAATACTTCAGAAGCTGAGGGTTACTGAGCCACCAATAACTCCAATATATAATGTGAGACCATTTCCTTGTCACTTACTAGCCTATAATTAGCACATTACTGTACAGTGTTGAACCATTGTTGTCTGCGTGGATTTTATATGTATTCAGGAGTTTAACATAATCATGTTTTCTGGTGCTTTCTGCAGGAGTATGGTGAGGTTGAGGGAAGAGGGGTACGAATGGCAAAACGTGTATTCCGCGCTTTGGGTTTGATATTTGGATGTGTATTCGCTGCGTCCCTGGTCAGTGTTGTTATCTTACACAATGCATTGCTGCTAGATTCTTCTTGGGTTTTCCTGCTGCAATGTCATCTACGACCGCTTGTAGTTTCTGTTTGCATTTTGGTTGACTATTCTGTCTGCTATTCTTTTCAGGGTTATACAATAGCTCTTAACTTGGTTGAGTTATCTTGGCAGCAGACTCCCCGTATTGTTTATTACTACCAGGTATAGTTAACATCAGTGTGCACTAGCTTTTTTCATATAAAATGTGAAGTGTGTGTAGATGCATCAGCTATATTGTACTCCCCCCGTCCTAAAATAAGGGTCTCAACCTTAGtaaaactttgtactaaagttaacataaagttgagacacttattttgggacggagggaatagaaCCATAGTGATCTGTGAGTTGAGCACACTTGTTCATGGAGGGTAGCGTTCCATGTCAACAACGTGCATGCTGGCTAGATTAACTTTTGGTCCTTGGCTGCATCACATCATCTAATGCTCACTTGTGATGTATTAAATTATTGTGTGTAATTATTTGTTTCAGGAGTTGATTGTTACAGCAGCTGCCTCTGTTCTGCTGTGCATCACGGCTTCGTACTACCGATAAAGAGTACTGGAGGAATTATATCCTGGCTTAGAAAACCTTTGGATGTTAGGACGAGGTGGGCAGCTTTTGGTTTGACTCCACTCTTGTGTAGTGGTGTCACATTAGGGAAAAGCCAAGACGCGGACACAAAATTTTCAAATATACGTACTTGTGCCAGCATTTGAGGTAGAGAATTTTGGGTGCATGCTTCTGTTTGAACAATTGTGGAACTCACTGTGCAAAAGGTGATGGCTGGTGAACATATTTTGTGTGCATATTTAGTGGTGTAATGTATGAAATTGAAAACATATCTGATTCTTATCCGTATGAAGACTGATGGGTCCTTTAAGCCATCTGCTTGAGGTTTGTTTTGGTGTTGTCAGCAAACATGGCTTACGTGTACTGTACTCCCCCCTTTCCAAATTAATTCAAGTTCTAGGTTTCTCTAAGTCAAACTTCTTTGACTTTGATCAAGTCTACTGAAGTTCTAGGCCTGTCATAATTGAGTACGTACTTGCTTGTCGCAGCTAGTCTGGTCTAGAAATGTGGCTGCACATCTTTAAATCTGAAGCTGCACAAAATTCGTGCAGTTTGCAACTACTCAGTTAACCACTAGATAAAGAAAGATGAAACAGTCAATGTCCAGCATCGTTTGTGTAGGAGTAACAGTTTTCCAGCGCTCACTAAGAAAAGTTCATTCTTAACCAAGGTGTTTTTCAAGCCCTAGGCGCTGAGCAAGCGTTGTGCCTCTGCTTAGTGCAATGACAGCTTAAGCGACGCCTTTCGTACGGATGTCGTACGGGCAGGACAGGAAAGGGCGCCCAAAAATCAATTTCCAAAGCAAGTAAGACATGTACAagcctttttttttttgagggaaaaggcATGTACAAGCCTAAAATAGCAAGCATATTGGGGAAGGAGAGACGATGAGGAGCTCAAGATGGGGGAAGGAGAAGAAAGCTGGCAGCGACGAGCTCAGGGAAGAGAAGCCACCAGGCTCCAGCCTAGACGAGGAGGAGCCTGGGAACCGAGAAGAAGGGGAAGGACTAGGGTCGAGGTCGGGGGAGGGGAGCTCAAGATCCAGCCACAGCGCTAGGTCGGGGAAGAAAGCACGATGCGCAAGGTCAGACTTGCTCTCCTTTGTTTCTCTCACCCTCTCCTTTTGACTAATCCTAGCGCGCTCAATTTTTCACTGTTCTTAACTGAAGAAATACATAACCAAAGCGTTTGACACAGTTGCGTTGACACTTGAAATTTTGAACTAACACATTTTCGCCCCTCTCTGGTTTCAACCAAGAGAACTCACACGTGTACCAAACCAAAAAACTTTGAAGTACCAAAGGGTTCCGATTGTCTTGTACTTCTATTCAATTAGAACCAACTGATTCAGAAGAAAAAACAACCAAGAAATAGTTAAATGGTATGCTTTATAGCTACCAAATTTCACATCAACAACATCAGAATATAACAAAATGGTTATTTACCAGTTAGTTACAAAAGAATGGGACAATTTCTCTCTTTCTCGAGAAGCTGAATTGCAGCAAAGTAAATACACCTATACAAAAAAGCATTATCTAGAACAAGCTCGCCTCCTGAAACCATAATCCCAATTTGTATGTATTCTAACACTTGAATGCAAGTAATGCTGACGCTATGGAGACCGTGCATCCACCGGTCAAGAGAATCAACCACTGTTACCAAGCCCAGCCATCATCCCCGTAAATGTGGCTACTGCAAATCCAAGCACCGCGCCAGCAAAAACCTGATAAGATACCTCAGAGTCAATAAATACATATGTGAGACCAAGAATGTTGAATATGTCCCATGGTTTCGTGCACTTTCATCAGGTAAGAAGCAAATATGATGGGATAGGGACTAATCGCTTCATGCACTTGTGTACAAGTAACATGTGTTAGTTCATGAAGAATTAGGCATTCATCTTCCTTAGCATGGTTGATAAGGGAGCAACAGATCAAACCTGAGGAGGCGTGTGTCCTATGAGCTCTCGCAGCGGTCTTGTTTCAGCAAGTGGATGCTCTGATGGTAGCTCGTATACAATTTGATTCAAGACCTAGCAATTTATTTAAAACAAGTTATAACTGAAAGGAGATAGAAGCATCGCCAGAAGAGCAGAAAAATAGTGAATATACTCAACTTAAAATTATGGTGCTTCCCAGGTTATGCATATATATGGACTTAATAATAGCATGGCCTCTTAGGTTCACAAATTTTAACTAAAGGCACTGGTCACCAATGACTTCTGTGGTAAAATGTTACTCCATGAGCTATTTAAGTGGACACAATTTGTTGTTCATCACCTAATTTGTTACTTCAAATAATGTTACTCCTTCTGTGGTAAAATGTTACCTCAAATAGCGAGTATAATTTGTTGTATGAACTATTTAAGTGGACATAAGCAACAAAACAAGCAAGGAAGTACATACGGTACTCACTAATGAGACTACAAAGTGTTACAACATGTCAACAATGCAATAAAGCCTAGATTGTTCTAGGCTTCCAGCTAGATTTGCACTTCTCTAGCTGAATAAGAGACTGTAGTTTTAGCAATGGGCCACCACTTGCCATTCATAAAGTTGTTCGTTGCTACCAGTATTTATCTGACATAATCCTTTGCGTCCATAAATTATTTTACTATTGAGTAGTTACAAATATTTGAAGGTTTCAGATAGTACCTCTGCTTGCCTCCCTGCATGTAGCCTAACACCAAAAGCATCATACATCACCTGCAAATTTGCATTGCCAGAAAGATGGCTTTAGCGAAGATGATGAAAAAAAAAGTAGCGCATATGTAATGCAGAGTGCTGCATTTTCAGAAGATGACATGGAATCATAAGCAACATGGCAAGCTCGTCGGGATACCACTATGCAAGACGTAGGGGAGTTAAAAAAAATACAGCCGTGAGATTAGGCGGAGAGACTATCCGTTTGTATGGTTGTACCTTGTGATGAACTCCTCCACACGATTGATTTTCAGTACTACTTATGCACAATAGGGGTGATTTTCTCATGCTTGCCACTGTCCTACTTTCTACTTGTTTGCTCAGGTTCGCAAACAAAGTCAGACAATATCACCACCATGGCCACACCATGCCCCCAACCACATATATTATCTCCTCTATGTGATCAGAGATTTCAGGTGTTTGTGTTTAAGGCGCTTGCATTTTCTTCTCATGTGTACTGTACTttctattatactccctccgtcccataatataagagcgtttttgacactacactgggacggagggagtagtaataacTGAACCAAGATATGCCGTCTTTAGGTTTTCTACTAAAACTTCGGTCTTGACTAAAATTTAGCTACTGAAGTGATCCAAGAAATGAACGAAATGATGTGTAGGTTTACCATATTATTTACTAGAAAAGGATACTACTCGTCAGATCGACGACTCATCATCGAAAGATCCAACATTTCTAACAGCTTGAACAATCAAGAGAGAAACAGGGCTAACCACAGAGGCGAAGATGGCAGCGGTGGCGAAGAGCGAGCTGCTGAACCCTTCCTGTAGGCCGATGGCGACTGCGAGCGCGGTGACGGTGGCCGAGTGCGAAGACGGCATCCCCCCGGACCCCACCAGCTGCTTCGCGTCCCACCGGTTCTCCTTGTACCTACGCACGCGCGCACGGATCCCGTGACGGAGAGCTCAGATCCAGCCGGCGCCGGATGGCAGGGTAGGGCGGGTGAGGCGAGCGAGAGAGAGGCGTACCATGTGGTGAAGACCTTGATGGACTGGGCGATGGCGAAGGCCAGGACGGCGGCGATGAGCGGGCAGTTGCCGAACACGGCCAGGTAGGAGAAGGCGGGCGACGCCGCGGGCGG
This genomic window contains:
- the LOC123159368 gene encoding uncharacterized membrane protein YuiD encodes the protein MGDAASAAQPPPAASPAFSYLAVFGNCPLIAAVLAFAIAQSIKVFTTWYKENRWDAKQLVGSGGMPSSHSATVTALAVAIGLQEGFSSSLFATAAIFASVVMYDAFGVRLHAGRQAEVLNQIVYELPSEHPLAETRPLRELIGHTPPQVFAGAVLGFAVATFTGMMAGLGNSG